Within Epilithonimonas zeae, the genomic segment GAAGAATCTCTGTCTGCTCTGTTAGCAGCCACTTTTTGTCCTTTTTTTCTAAGGATGTCGATTGCTTTTTCGAAATCTCCCTCAGCTTCTACTAAAGCTTTTTTGCAGTCCATCATTCCTGCACCTGTCGTGTTTCTTAGTTTTGCTACGTCTGCAGCTACTGGTGTGTAAGACATAATATTGATTATTTTTTTATTTTAATTTTATTTTACCTCCTTCATGTTTTTCAGCGTGCAAATATAGTGATTTTTATAAAAATATTGAGCACCAAAAAACAATCTTAATAAAATTAGAACATTGTGGCATTTTTTTCAAATTCGGTGAAAAATCTAATTAATTTTTAATCTAATTTTCATACCATTTCACAAGATTTAATTTATTTTTACGTTTCAATTAAAATCAGAATCCTATATATAATGAAGAAGATATTTTTACTTTTGTTTTTTCTAGTTTCTCTTTCCGTTTTCTCACAAAGCGTTTTCGAAGCCAAATCAACCACAGACAGAGCCGTTGTAGAAAATTTCATCCGTAACAATCCTAAGCATCCTGCTGTTCCAGAGTTAAAACAAAGAGCATTATCCCTAAAATATGGAGGGAGTTCCGCAGTGGCTAAGCCAACAGTAACAGCAATGACCGAAAATAAAATCGAGAAAACATCCAAAGTTGGAACAACAGCTGCAAAAGGACAGCCTTCTGAACAAGCAAAAAACACCGCCGCAGTTCTGACAAGTCTTTTCAATAACGACCCTAACAAAAAAGAGGCAATTGTACAGTTTGTCAACAAATCCAAATGTGTTCTTGTCATCAAAATAAGTGGAAAAAAATTCTATAACTTATCCGTTCCGGCCAATGGACAAAATTACATCATGGTAGATAAAGGAAGCTATAACGTTTCTACCTCTATTTGTGACGCTACTTACAACCAGAACAAAGCGTTCACA encodes:
- a CDS encoding DUF6759 domain-containing protein, which produces MKKIFLLLFFLVSLSVFSQSVFEAKSTTDRAVVENFIRNNPKHPAVPELKQRALSLKYGGSSAVAKPTVTAMTENKIEKTSKVGTTAAKGQPSEQAKNTAAVLTSLFNNDPNKKEAIVQFVNKSKCVLVIKISGKKFYNLSVPANGQNYIMVDKGSYNVSTSICDATYNQNKAFTKDVIITLKGN